One genomic segment of Vagococcus intermedius includes these proteins:
- a CDS encoding PTS sugar transporter subunit IIB, whose product MTKKVMLCCGAGMSSGLLAQKARKSAKKQGLDVIIEARGESEVPQYFDSIDILLLGPHYANLRDEMSEMAAPYHLPVLVIPKEMYGLLDGAGVLKFALDELEKTGTE is encoded by the coding sequence ATGACAAAAAAAGTAATGCTCTGTTGTGGAGCCGGGATGTCCAGTGGGTTACTTGCGCAAAAAGCTCGTAAATCTGCTAAGAAACAAGGGTTAGATGTTATCATAGAAGCCCGTGGAGAAAGTGAGGTTCCTCAGTATTTTGATAGCATTGATATTTTATTATTAGGGCCACACTATGCTAACTTACGTGATGAGATGTCTGAGATGGCCGCACCGTATCATCTACCAGTTCTAGTCATTCCCAAAGAAATGTACGGTTTATTAGACGGAGCAGGTGTCCTAAAATTTGCCCTAGACGAGTTGGAAAAGACGGGGACTGAATAA
- a CDS encoding GNAT family N-acetyltransferase has product MCPIFLYVEETHRGQRVSEKLFNEIEIYLSSQGISKVYLITDHEGLYEKYGWSFVTLVEEDETNEQIRLYGKEIN; this is encoded by the coding sequence CTGTGTCCTATATTCCTATATGTTGAGGAAACTCATCGAGGTCAAAGGGTTTCAGAGAAGTTATTTAATGAGATTGAAATATACCTGAGTTCTCAAGGCATTAGTAAGGTTTATTTGATTACGGATCATGAAGGGTTATATGAAAAGTATGGTTGGTCTTTTGTAACGTTAGTCGAAGAAGATGAAACAAATGAGCAGATTAGACTATATGGGAAAGAAATTAACTGA
- a CDS encoding SIR2 family protein, with product MGAISRERFIEKYSKAINEGYAAVFAGAGLSISSGYVDWKTLVTPFAKELGLNIDEEYDLTRVAQYYRNEFRNRGQINQEIVDKFSADNAPNINIEILTRLPIYTYWTTNYDKLLEKGLENNDRRVDVKITETQLITHKYDRDAILYKMHGDVDDAANAVLTKEDYEVYTQKSPLFARLLQGDLISKTFLFIGFSFEDPNLTNVLSNTRNILGENVGVSYWLEKKVTESSRIGKSGEEVNELTKRFEIDTIKQNLKVNELQRYGIQTVFIDSYDEITDILKELEFINLKRKIFISGSISFYNDIWTKEKVNSFCHTLAKTLVKNDYQICSGFGYGVGSSIINGALEEIYSTKYKHVDEHLILRPFPQDRRFEAETESIKQKYRTEMINDVGVAIFLFGNRKADNEKKELSEGLFEEFKIAKEQEKIIIPIGSTGEATKEIFEEIEKNIEDYSFLRAYLPILKDSTDERELVSTIEKILREI from the coding sequence ATGGGAGCAATTAGCAGAGAAAGATTCATTGAAAAGTATAGCAAGGCTATTAATGAAGGCTATGCAGCAGTTTTTGCTGGGGCAGGATTGTCAATATCTTCTGGTTATGTTGACTGGAAAACTCTAGTAACTCCTTTTGCAAAAGAATTAGGCTTAAATATTGATGAAGAGTATGATTTAACAAGAGTTGCCCAATACTACAGAAATGAATTTAGAAATAGGGGACAGATAAATCAGGAAATTGTTGATAAATTTTCAGCAGACAATGCGCCAAATATAAACATTGAAATTTTAACGCGTTTACCTATTTATACTTATTGGACAACTAACTACGATAAATTATTAGAAAAAGGGCTAGAGAACAATGACCGAAGAGTAGATGTAAAGATAACTGAAACTCAACTAATAACGCATAAATACGATAGAGATGCAATTTTATATAAAATGCATGGTGATGTGGACGATGCAGCAAATGCAGTTTTGACTAAAGAGGATTATGAAGTTTATACTCAAAAAAGTCCTTTATTTGCGAGACTTCTTCAAGGTGACTTAATTTCAAAAACTTTTCTTTTTATTGGGTTTAGCTTTGAGGATCCCAACTTAACCAATGTTCTCTCTAATACAAGAAATATATTAGGAGAGAATGTTGGAGTTAGCTATTGGTTAGAGAAAAAAGTAACGGAATCATCTCGCATTGGAAAAAGTGGAGAAGAAGTAAATGAACTAACAAAACGTTTTGAAATTGACACAATAAAGCAAAATCTAAAAGTTAACGAGTTGCAAAGATATGGTATTCAAACAGTTTTCATTGACTCCTACGATGAGATTACAGATATTCTAAAAGAGTTGGAATTTATCAATTTAAAAAGAAAAATATTTATTTCAGGTAGCATTAGCTTTTATAATGACATTTGGACGAAAGAGAAAGTAAATTCTTTTTGCCATACATTAGCAAAGACTTTAGTGAAAAATGACTATCAAATTTGTTCTGGATTTGGGTATGGGGTAGGTTCAAGTATCATAAATGGAGCACTAGAAGAAATTTATTCTACAAAGTACAAACATGTAGATGAACATCTTATTTTAAGACCGTTCCCTCAAGATAGACGATTTGAAGCCGAAACGGAGAGTATTAAGCAGAAGTATCGTACTGAAATGATAAATGATGTTGGTGTAGCGATATTTTTATTTGGTAATAGAAAAGCTGATAATGAGAAAAAAGAACTATCAGAAGGATTGTTTGAAGAATTTAAAATTGCAAAAGAGCAAGAAAAAATAATTATCCCAATTGGATCAACCGGAGAGGCTACGAAAGAAATCTTTGAAGAAATAGAAAAGAACATTGAAGATTATTCTTTTCTTCGAGCCTATTTACCAATTTTGAAAGATAGTACAGATGAAAGGGAATTAGTCTCTACCATTGAAAAAATTTTACGAGAAATTTGA
- a CDS encoding TIR domain-containing protein, whose translation MARKTFISYKYSEAKKLRDSIIESLGEDATYYTGETTSSPDMTDRTTEYIKEQLKNMIYSTSVTIVVISPNIIESDWIDWEIEYSLKRVKRGDVTSGTNGLVGVVQKYNGDYSWLRPTNIKSDGCSTIGTNERFIYNIINNNRFNQDPKVYSCETCKSIDSLNGSYISLVNEEDFLKDPNKYIENAYEKSKNNNGYILSKKK comes from the coding sequence ATGGCAAGAAAAACTTTTATATCGTACAAATACTCAGAGGCTAAAAAATTACGAGATTCTATTATTGAATCTTTGGGGGAGGACGCAACATATTACACAGGTGAAACGACTAGTTCGCCTGACATGACAGATAGAACTACTGAGTATATAAAAGAACAACTAAAAAATATGATTTATTCAACCTCTGTTACTATCGTTGTTATTTCACCTAATATAATTGAGAGTGATTGGATTGATTGGGAAATTGAGTATTCTTTAAAACGAGTGAAACGCGGGGACGTAACTTCTGGAACGAATGGCTTAGTTGGTGTTGTACAAAAGTATAATGGAGATTACTCATGGCTTAGACCAACAAATATTAAATCTGATGGGTGTTCGACCATAGGAACAAATGAAAGATTCATTTATAATATTATTAATAATAATCGATTTAATCAAGATCCCAAAGTATACTCTTGTGAGACATGCAAAAGTATAGATTCTTTGAACGGCTCATATATCTCTTTAGTAAATGAAGAAGATTTTTTGAAAGATCCAAATAAGTACATTGAAAATGCTTATGAGAAAAGTAAAAATAACAATGGCTACATTTTGAGTAAGAAAAAGTAA
- a CDS encoding histidine phosphatase family protein: protein MRHGETVLNKLNRIQGVIDSPLTKYGEKYVVVAKALEETSMQNIYSSDSLRTVKTAKLIENTNKKLHYISDYEQFREWNFRDLEGSKINALTKLLETKMQDTSFSYLNSHLDVLADTIAQESTVKTETYREISDRLLKGLNTLKYLI from the coding sequence ATGCGACATGGTGAAACGGTATTGAACAAATTAAACAGAATACAAGGAGTTATTGATAGTCCATTAACAAAATATGGAGAAAAATATGTAGTTGTTGCTAAAGCTTTAGAAGAAACTAGCATGCAAAATATATACTCAAGCGATAGTTTAAGAACTGTAAAAACGGCTAAGCTAATTGAAAATACTAACAAAAAGCTCCACTACATTTCTGACTATGAACAGTTTAGAGAATGGAACTTTCGGGATTTAGAAGGATCAAAAATTAACGCGTTAACTAAACTTTTGGAAACAAAGATGCAGGATACCAGTTTTTCGTATCTTAATTCTCATTTGGATGTGTTGGCGGATACTATTGCACAAGAAAGCACAGTGAAAACAGAAACCTATAGAGAAATATCTGATAGGTTATTGAAAGGGCTAAATACGTTAAAGTATCTAATTTGA
- a CDS encoding PIN-like domain-containing protein, producing the protein MLKNSEELINFLNQEEVLIVLDSSAILDIYKHDRAYSHNLLKSYQINLDKVWVPNHVSVEVERNQHSVEASRKTEIDRLPKNINESIRKFKQNISALLKNPEKFSYPSVPTLSSQLESKIDELEKIVSVYKNQVCSIVEDRQPGIVSEFIEELKSSGKVGEGYDIFDKLAIYTEGNIRYELNIPPGFKDAKPKEKKDEKGKKNKKDKQGETDIRKFGDLIIWKEILDKINSDRQSLLFITSDVKCDWWELDEDKKIIDKHTMLNEEFEKVTGLPKANFEMLFTGTFFNLMLGTEDFINQSYDKTIELIVTDYSLNALDKVKQFITVSDIEDELNEKLDLAFEFSNGDFTNYVEEPFTELDVNELTDTDITEVNVSNEEDCLKMSIELTSICDVETKCTIYGDNEIDYGYDVYINYMMDITIPINENEDIDTDTDGSPYLVFNEENMLDLDNVEIDYEYGGIYQVITTSSPFDADDEYDELCVKCKVRQGEYRTFGYEPLCSPCSEKMSPCPDCGLFFPSGSIGAFCDACATNH; encoded by the coding sequence ATGTTGAAAAATTCTGAAGAGTTGATAAATTTTTTAAATCAAGAAGAGGTTCTAATTGTTTTGGATAGTTCTGCTATCTTAGACATATACAAACACGATCGAGCTTATTCCCATAATTTATTAAAGTCTTACCAAATAAACTTGGATAAGGTATGGGTACCTAATCATGTTAGTGTAGAAGTAGAACGTAACCAACATAGTGTTGAGGCATCGCGGAAAACAGAAATTGATAGACTTCCAAAAAATATTAATGAATCTATAAGAAAATTCAAGCAAAACATTTCAGCTTTACTGAAAAATCCTGAGAAATTTAGTTATCCTTCTGTACCAACTTTAAGTAGTCAATTAGAATCTAAAATAGATGAACTAGAAAAGATAGTTTCTGTTTATAAAAATCAAGTTTGTTCAATTGTAGAGGATAGACAACCAGGGATTGTTTCAGAATTTATAGAGGAACTTAAAAGTTCTGGAAAGGTCGGGGAGGGTTACGATATTTTTGATAAGTTAGCTATTTATACTGAAGGAAATATAAGATACGAGTTAAATATACCACCTGGATTTAAGGATGCTAAACCTAAAGAAAAAAAAGATGAAAAAGGTAAGAAAAATAAAAAAGATAAGCAAGGTGAAACAGATATTAGAAAATTTGGAGATTTAATCATTTGGAAAGAGATTCTTGATAAGATTAATTCAGATAGACAATCTCTTTTATTTATAACGAGTGATGTAAAATGTGATTGGTGGGAATTAGACGAGGATAAAAAGATAATAGACAAACACACAATGCTAAATGAAGAGTTTGAAAAGGTAACTGGATTACCCAAAGCTAACTTTGAAATGTTATTTACAGGAACCTTTTTCAATTTAATGCTGGGTACAGAAGATTTTATTAATCAAAGTTATGATAAAACTATTGAATTGATTGTGACAGATTATTCATTAAATGCATTAGATAAAGTGAAACAGTTTATCACGGTTAGTGACATTGAAGACGAATTAAATGAAAAACTTGATTTGGCATTTGAATTTAGTAATGGAGATTTTACAAATTACGTGGAAGAACCTTTCACCGAATTAGATGTTAATGAGTTGACTGATACGGATATAACAGAAGTAAATGTCTCAAATGAGGAAGACTGCTTAAAAATGAGTATTGAGTTAACCTCTATTTGTGATGTTGAGACAAAATGTACGATTTATGGGGATAACGAAATAGATTACGGGTATGATGTATATATAAATTACATGATGGACATTACCATACCCATTAATGAAAATGAGGATATAGATACAGATACTGATGGAAGTCCGTATCTAGTATTTAATGAAGAGAATATGCTTGATTTAGACAATGTCGAAATTGACTACGAATATGGTGGAATTTACCAAGTTATTACTACATCGTCACCATTTGATGCTGACGATGAGTATGACGAACTATGTGTAAAATGTAAAGTTAGACAAGGTGAATACAGAACCTTTGGATATGAACCACTCTGTTCGCCTTGTTCAGAGAAAATGTCACCTTGTCCAGATTGTGGATTATTTTTCCCATCTGGATCAATAGGAGCCTTTTGTGATGCTTGTGCTACGAATCATTAA
- a CDS encoding DUF3440 domain-containing protein encodes MNQFYEKCCKLGIPLSLMRICQPFGLHQRRSLTMYAAIEPATWEKIVKRVSGVNFGMLYAQTSVLRHFKTSKPAHMTWKEYVVFLLESIGLVSPTLRDHYYRKIKILMDYYETNFGMSIADIVDEAKAADRKYDEKFWHNWKGIARAIEKNDFSLSTRQYSFTQADAKDLYAIYDDYKGSLNFYDSPNRAVREFKKKFRRKIWS; translated from the coding sequence ATGAATCAGTTTTATGAGAAGTGTTGCAAATTAGGTATCCCACTTTCTTTGATGAGGATATGCCAACCATTTGGCCTACATCAAAGAAGGAGCCTAACAATGTATGCAGCAATCGAGCCTGCAACGTGGGAGAAAATTGTTAAAAGAGTGAGTGGTGTAAATTTTGGAATGTTATACGCGCAAACCTCTGTACTTAGGCACTTTAAAACATCAAAACCAGCTCATATGACATGGAAAGAGTATGTTGTATTTCTTTTAGAATCAATTGGTTTAGTGTCACCAACACTTAGAGATCATTACTACAGAAAAATCAAAATATTAATGGATTACTACGAAACAAACTTTGGAATGAGTATAGCTGATATTGTTGATGAAGCAAAGGCTGCTGATCGGAAATATGATGAAAAGTTTTGGCATAACTGGAAAGGGATTGCTAGAGCAATAGAAAAAAATGACTTTTCTTTATCAACGCGACAATATAGTTTCACTCAAGCGGATGCAAAAGATTTGTATGCCATTTATGACGACTACAAAGGCAGTTTGAATTTTTACGATTCACCCAATCGAGCAGTTAGAGAATTTAAGAAAAAATTTAGGAGGAAGATATGGAGTTAA
- the sufB gene encoding Fe-S cluster assembly protein SufB has protein sequence MSEEVEAIEVPELEEYKYGFHDDVESVFETGKGLSEEIVREISEMKQEPEWMLDFRLKSLAAFNKMHMQEWGPDLSDIDFEALTYYKKASDEPARDWNDVPDKIKETFERIGIPEAERKYLAGASAQYESEVVYHNMKDEFAKLGIVFTDTDSALKEYPDLFKEYFAKLVPPTDNKLAALNSAVWSGGTFIYVPKGVKCDVPLQTYFRINGENMGQFERTLIIVDEGASVHYVEGCTAPTYSTNSLHAAIVEIFTRKDAYCRYTTIQNWSDNVYNLVTKRAKAYEGATVEWIDGNLGAKTTMKYPSVYLDGPGARGTMLSIAFAGAGQIQDTGAKMIHNAPNTSSSIVSKSIAKDGGEVNYRGQVTFGKKSAGSISHIECDTIIMDDQSKSDTIPFNEIHNSQVALEHEAKVSKISEEQLYYLMSRGLSEAEATEMIVMGFVEPFTKELPMEYAVELNRLIQYEMEGSVG, from the coding sequence ATGAGTGAAGAAGTAGAAGCAATTGAAGTACCCGAACTAGAGGAATACAAATATGGCTTCCATGATGACGTGGAGTCAGTCTTTGAAACGGGTAAAGGGTTATCAGAAGAAATCGTTCGTGAAATTTCAGAAATGAAACAAGAACCTGAGTGGATGTTAGACTTCCGCTTAAAATCTTTAGCAGCCTTTAATAAAATGCATATGCAAGAGTGGGGACCAGATTTATCAGACATTGATTTTGAAGCCCTAACTTACTATAAAAAAGCCAGTGACGAGCCAGCTCGTGATTGGAACGATGTACCAGATAAAATCAAAGAAACCTTTGAAAGAATTGGGATTCCAGAAGCCGAACGTAAATACTTAGCAGGTGCCTCAGCTCAGTACGAATCAGAAGTGGTGTACCACAATATGAAAGACGAATTTGCTAAATTAGGGATTGTCTTTACAGATACTGACTCGGCTTTAAAAGAATACCCAGATTTATTTAAAGAATACTTTGCAAAATTAGTGCCACCGACTGACAACAAATTAGCGGCGCTAAACTCAGCTGTTTGGTCAGGTGGAACGTTCATTTACGTACCAAAAGGGGTCAAATGCGATGTGCCATTACAAACCTACTTCCGTATCAATGGTGAAAACATGGGACAATTTGAACGGACATTGATTATTGTTGATGAAGGTGCCAGCGTTCATTACGTTGAGGGCTGTACTGCTCCAACTTATTCAACTAACAGTTTACACGCAGCTATTGTTGAAATCTTTACGCGTAAAGATGCGTACTGCCGTTATACAACGATCCAAAACTGGTCAGATAACGTCTACAATCTTGTAACCAAACGTGCCAAAGCTTATGAAGGGGCAACAGTTGAATGGATTGATGGGAACTTAGGTGCCAAAACAACGATGAAATACCCAAGTGTCTACCTAGATGGACCGGGCGCTCGTGGGACAATGTTGTCAATCGCCTTTGCAGGAGCCGGTCAAATCCAAGATACTGGGGCTAAAATGATTCATAACGCACCAAACACCTCATCATCGATTGTCTCTAAATCAATCGCTAAAGATGGTGGCGAAGTGAACTATCGTGGTCAAGTTACCTTCGGTAAGAAGAGTGCCGGTTCAATTTCACATATCGAATGCGATACGATCATCATGGATGACCAGTCTAAGAGTGATACGATTCCATTTAATGAGATTCACAATAGCCAAGTAGCACTTGAACACGAAGCCAAAGTCTCAAAAATCTCAGAAGAACAGCTATACTATCTAATGAGCCGTGGTCTATCAGAAGCAGAAGCCACAGAGATGATCGTCATGGGATTCGTTGAACCCTTCACAAAAGAATTACCGATGGAATACGCCGTCGAATTAAACCGCCTGATCCAGTATGAAATGGAAGGGTCAGTAGGTTAA
- the sufU gene encoding Fe-S cluster assembly sulfur transfer protein SufU, with protein sequence MALSRLDNLYRQVILDHSSHPHHHGVLDEASTQIEMNNPTCGDVIQLQLVLDEDDVIQDIRFSGSGCSISTASASMMTDVVIGQPISKALELSHQFSELVQGKDVAELDALGDAAMLGGVAKFPARIKCATLGWKALEKGLIDKQATTVEQASHCDSEKE encoded by the coding sequence ATGGCCCTATCTAGATTAGATAATTTATACCGCCAAGTTATTTTAGATCATTCCAGCCACCCTCATCATCATGGTGTCTTAGATGAGGCCAGTACCCAAATTGAAATGAATAATCCCACTTGTGGTGACGTGATTCAATTACAATTGGTCTTAGATGAGGATGATGTGATTCAAGATATCCGTTTTTCAGGCAGTGGCTGTTCAATCAGTACCGCCAGTGCGAGTATGATGACCGATGTCGTGATTGGTCAACCAATCAGTAAAGCCCTAGAATTAAGCCACCAATTTTCCGAGTTAGTTCAAGGAAAAGACGTGGCAGAACTAGATGCTTTGGGAGACGCTGCCATGCTAGGTGGTGTCGCAAAATTCCCCGCACGTATCAAGTGTGCAACGTTAGGTTGGAAAGCCTTAGAAAAAGGTCTCATCGACAAACAAGCGACAACTGTCGAACAAGCCAGTCACTGTGACAGTGAAAAAGAGTAA
- a CDS encoding cysteine desulfurase, which translates to MLDANALKQDFPILFQEVNDEPLIYLDNGATTQKPKQVLEALRNYYESDNANVHRGVHTLAERATADYEAAREKVRAFINAPSSKQVLFTRGTTTSLNWVARSYGLANLKPEDEIVISYMEHHSNIVPWQEVAKATGAKLVYLELTPEGQLDLADAKAKIGPKTKIVSITHVSNVLGVTNPLKELADLAHEQGAIIVADGAQAVPHMPVDVQELDVDFYAFSGHKMCGPTGIGVLYGKLALLEAMEPIEFGGEMIDFVYDQTSTWTELPWKFEAGTPNIAGAIALGAAVDYLTAIGLEEIHAYEERLTAYVLPKLQAIEGLTIYGPTDSTQRGAVISFNLDDVHPHDLATALDMQGIAVRAGHHCAQPLLRYLDVQSTARASFYFYNTFEEADQLVAALNATKEFFNNGPI; encoded by the coding sequence ATGCTTGATGCCAACGCATTAAAACAAGATTTTCCGATTCTTTTTCAAGAAGTAAATGATGAGCCGTTGATTTATTTGGACAATGGGGCAACGACTCAAAAACCTAAGCAAGTCTTAGAGGCTCTTCGTAACTATTATGAGAGCGACAATGCCAATGTTCATCGTGGTGTGCATACCCTAGCAGAGCGTGCGACGGCTGACTATGAAGCAGCTCGTGAAAAAGTCAGAGCCTTTATTAATGCGCCAAGTAGTAAGCAAGTGTTGTTCACTCGTGGGACAACGACCAGTTTAAACTGGGTGGCCCGTAGTTATGGGTTGGCCAATTTGAAACCTGAGGACGAGATTGTGATTTCTTATATGGAACATCATTCAAATATCGTGCCTTGGCAAGAAGTAGCTAAAGCAACAGGTGCTAAGTTAGTTTATTTAGAACTGACGCCAGAGGGACAACTTGATTTAGCTGATGCTAAAGCGAAGATTGGGCCTAAAACTAAAATCGTCTCAATCACCCATGTCTCAAATGTTCTAGGTGTGACTAACCCACTAAAAGAGTTGGCGGACTTAGCTCATGAACAAGGAGCGATTATTGTGGCAGATGGCGCTCAAGCCGTGCCGCATATGCCAGTCGATGTTCAAGAGTTAGACGTTGATTTCTATGCCTTTAGTGGCCACAAGATGTGTGGACCAACGGGGATTGGTGTCTTATATGGCAAATTGGCTTTACTCGAAGCCATGGAGCCGATAGAGTTTGGGGGCGAAATGATCGATTTTGTCTACGACCAAACTAGTACCTGGACGGAACTGCCTTGGAAGTTTGAGGCTGGAACGCCTAATATTGCGGGGGCGATTGCCTTAGGTGCAGCGGTAGACTATTTGACAGCCATTGGCTTAGAAGAGATTCATGCCTATGAAGAACGTCTCACTGCTTACGTCTTACCAAAGCTCCAAGCCATTGAAGGTCTGACGATTTATGGTCCGACTGACAGTACACAGCGTGGTGCTGTGATTTCCTTCAACTTAGACGACGTTCACCCCCATGATTTAGCAACAGCGCTAGACATGCAAGGGATCGCCGTTCGTGCTGGCCATCACTGTGCCCAACCCCTATTACGCTATTTAGACGTGCAATCAACGGCACGTGCAAGTTTCTATTTTTACAATACGTTTGAAGAAGCTGACCAATTAGTGGCAGCTTTAAACGCAACAAAGGAGTTTTTCAACAATGGCCCTATCTAG
- the sufD gene encoding Fe-S cluster assembly protein SufD, protein MKTTDLTTYLGDIQAYSASQGEPAWMLDLRQAALAKIADLALPAIERVKIDRWNLTNVADFEETIDFEGVYSFDVTKDNPLLVQHGNITIAEQMPVSLMEQGVIFTGIFTAMQEHSELVKEAYMQLAVKADEDKLTAFHAAFMSGGMFLYVPKNVVVEEPIEALFLHNAASTANFVKHVLILADENSQFNYLERFQTVGEGDVKATANIIIEVIAKQGARVKFSAIDQLGENVTAYMNRRAHIMRDASVDWAIGVMNDANVIADFDSDLVGEGAHSEVKAVAISAGRQTQGIDTRVTNMAPHSVGHILQHGVIREKGTLTFNGIGHILKGAKGADAQQESRVLMLSDEARGDANPILLIDENEVTAGHAASVGRVDPEDMYYLMSRGLPKVEAERLVIRGFLGSVLTAIPVKEVRQELAEVIERKLS, encoded by the coding sequence ATGAAAACGACAGACTTAACAACTTATCTTGGGGACATTCAAGCTTATTCTGCTAGTCAAGGCGAACCAGCCTGGATGCTTGACCTAAGACAAGCAGCTTTAGCCAAAATAGCTGACTTAGCTTTACCCGCAATCGAACGTGTCAAAATTGACCGTTGGAATTTAACAAACGTGGCTGATTTTGAAGAAACAATTGATTTTGAAGGCGTTTATAGTTTTGATGTTACTAAAGACAACCCTTTACTCGTTCAACATGGCAATATCACGATTGCAGAACAAATGCCAGTTAGTTTAATGGAGCAGGGTGTTATTTTTACAGGCATCTTTACTGCCATGCAAGAACACAGTGAGTTAGTCAAAGAGGCTTACATGCAATTAGCAGTTAAAGCCGATGAAGATAAATTAACAGCTTTTCACGCTGCCTTTATGAGTGGTGGGATGTTCTTATACGTGCCAAAAAATGTCGTGGTTGAAGAGCCAATCGAAGCCTTGTTCTTACACAATGCTGCTTCAACAGCCAACTTCGTGAAACACGTCTTGATTTTAGCTGATGAAAACAGTCAATTCAACTACTTAGAACGTTTCCAAACAGTGGGTGAAGGCGATGTTAAAGCAACAGCCAATATCATTATCGAGGTGATTGCTAAACAAGGGGCACGTGTGAAATTCTCAGCCATTGATCAATTAGGTGAAAACGTTACAGCCTATATGAACCGTCGTGCTCATATTATGCGTGATGCCTCAGTTGATTGGGCAATTGGTGTGATGAATGACGCCAACGTGATTGCTGATTTTGACTCTGATTTAGTTGGCGAAGGGGCTCACTCTGAAGTGAAAGCTGTCGCCATTAGTGCGGGACGTCAAACCCAAGGAATTGACACGCGTGTGACAAATATGGCCCCTCATTCAGTTGGGCATATCTTACAACATGGGGTTATCCGTGAAAAAGGAACGCTAACGTTCAACGGAATTGGTCATATCTTAAAAGGGGCTAAAGGCGCTGATGCTCAACAAGAAAGCCGTGTCTTAATGTTATCTGATGAGGCGCGTGGCGATGCAAACCCAATTCTTTTAATTGATGAAAATGAAGTGACGGCAGGTCATGCGGCCTCTGTTGGTCGCGTTGATCCAGAAGATATGTATTACTTAATGAGCCGTGGCTTACCAAAAGTCGAAGCAGAACGCTTAGTTATCCGTGGTTTCCTAGGATCAGTTTTAACAGCGATCCCAGTCAAAGAAGTCAGACAAGAATTAGCCGAGGTTATCGAAAGGAAGTTATCTTAA
- the sufC gene encoding Fe-S cluster assembly ATPase SufC translates to MSILEIKNLHVSIEDKEILKGVNLTMNTNEIHAIMGPNGTGKSTLSAAIMGNPNYEVTEGEILLDGENILDLEVDERARAGLFLAMQYPSEIAGITNAEFMRASINAKRDEDDKMSVMSFIKKLDEKMALLDMPEEMAERYLNEGFSGGEKKRNEILQLLMLEPTFAILDEIDSGLDIDALKVVSKGVNEMRGENFGALIITHYQRLLNYITPDVVHVMMDGRVVKTGGADLAKRLEAEGYVGISQELGIELSED, encoded by the coding sequence ATGTCTATTTTAGAAATCAAAAATTTACACGTGTCAATTGAAGATAAAGAAATTTTAAAAGGTGTTAATTTAACAATGAACACAAACGAAATTCACGCCATCATGGGGCCAAACGGTACTGGGAAATCAACCTTGTCAGCAGCGATCATGGGGAACCCTAATTATGAGGTAACCGAAGGTGAAATTTTGTTAGATGGCGAAAACATCTTAGACTTAGAAGTCGATGAACGTGCCCGTGCTGGCCTATTTTTAGCGATGCAATACCCAAGTGAAATCGCGGGCATTACTAATGCTGAATTTATGCGTGCCTCAATCAATGCTAAACGTGATGAAGACGATAAAATGTCAGTCATGTCATTCATCAAAAAACTAGATGAAAAAATGGCGCTATTAGATATGCCAGAAGAAATGGCTGAACGTTACTTAAACGAAGGCTTCTCTGGTGGTGAGAAAAAACGTAATGAAATCTTACAATTATTAATGTTAGAACCAACTTTTGCGATTCTTGATGAGATTGATTCAGGTCTTGATATTGATGCCCTTAAAGTGGTTTCAAAAGGGGTCAATGAAATGCGCGGTGAGAACTTTGGTGCCCTAATCATCACTCACTACCAACGTTTACTTAACTACATCACACCAGACGTGGTTCACGTGATGATGGATGGTCGTGTCGTTAAAACTGGTGGCGCTGACTTAGCTAAACGCTTAGAGGCGGAAGGTTACGTTGGAATTAGTCAAGAATTAGGAATTGAACTATCAGAAGATTAA